TGCAGCATCCTGTCCAGAACTAAAGTATTGGGCAGTTAACGTGATTGGTAATAGTAGCAGAATAATAATTATCTGCAGCCGAAAATGTTGTCGCATGATGAGTGCCTAACCTCCTGCCTGCTTGGCTCGATAACCAGCAGCCTTGAGAATATCGAGTAACTTTTGGCGAAAATCACCCTGAATGAGAATTTCGCCATCCTTAACAGAACCACCAACACCGCATTTTGTTTTAAGCAACTTCCCCAGCTCCTTCAGTTCAGCATCTGAGCCAACAAAGCCCGTTATCAAGGTGACTTTTTTCCCTCCACGCTGCTTTTTATCCAGCAAAACGCGAAGATCTTGCTTGGACGGAGGAAGTGTTTCACTTTCTGGCAGAGAATTATCATCAAACTTATAATCAGGGTTGGTAGAATAAACAATATTCGGCCGATTCCTATTGTTTTTTTCGTTCATTTATAGCAAGTTGATTTAGGTAAGTGAGGATGCATAATTTTAGCTAAAATAGGAAGCCCAACAGAATTAATGAAAAAAAAACTCTAATTTCGCTAACTGGTATTAGAAATACTTTACAAATGAGACAATTTAAGCTCACAAACATTATTGTCGGGTGGATCGTTTTCGCCATTGCCGCAACAACCTACCTGCTAACCATTGAACCCACAGCCAGCTACTGGGACTGTTCTGAGTTCATAGCTACATCATTTAAACTTGAAGTTGGTCACCCACCGGGTGCTCCACTGTTTATGATTATGGGTAGAATTGCCTCCCTCTTTGCTTCAAATCCAGCCAAAGTTGCGGCATCAATCAACTCCCTCACCGCATTGGCAAGTGGATTCACCATTCTTTTTCTTTTCTGGTCGATCACTCATTTGGCAAAACGTCTATTGGTAAAAAAAGATGAGGAGCCAACCCTGTGGCAAATCATCTCGATAATGGGTGCTGGTGCGGTAGGGGCATTAGCCTATACTTACTCCGACACATTTTGGTTTTCAGCGGTGGAAGCGGAGGTTTATGGAACATCGTCGCTGTTCACGGCCATTGTGTTTTGGGCCATCCTGAAATGGGAAAACGAAGCAGATAAGCCAAGAGCTAACCGATGGATAATTTTTATTGCATACATGATGGGGCTTTCCATTGGGGTACACCTCTTGAGCCTACTAACCATTCCTGTAATTGTATTCGTTTACTACTTTAAGAAATTCAAGGTAACTCCGTGGGGATTTATTGGTGCTGGTGCTGTTGCTGTTGCTGCATTGGCGGTCGTTTTGAACGGCATTATTCCATGGCTGATCTCTTTTGCCTCTGGTTTCGATCTCTTTTTTGTAAACACCCTTGGGCTTCCCTTTAATTCTGGTGCTCTATTTTACGCACTTCTACTTATCAGTTTGCTCATTTGGAGTGTATACTACACGCACAAAAAAGGTAAGGTCATAGCCAACACCATTATGCTGGCTATTTCCGTGATCATTATTGGCTACTCCTCTTTTGCCATGGTGGTAATCCGATCCATTGCCAACCCGCCTCTCGATGAGAATAGCCCAGACAATGTTTTTGCACTGCTACACTATATAAATCGTGATCAATACGGTGCCCCGCCACTTGTTTACGGACAGTATT
The sequence above is drawn from the Williamwhitmania sp. genome and encodes:
- a CDS encoding translation initiation factor codes for the protein MNEKNNRNRPNIVYSTNPDYKFDDNSLPESETLPPSKQDLRVLLDKKQRGGKKVTLITGFVGSDAELKELGKLLKTKCGVGGSVKDGEILIQGDFRQKLLDILKAAGYRAKQAGG